One stretch of Nitratiruptor tergarcus DSM 16512 DNA includes these proteins:
- the purF gene encoding amidophosphoribosyltransferase: MCSVIGLFNVPEAAKYAYFGLFSLQHRGQEAAGIASSDGEKIYITKGRGLVTQVFDETKLTKLIGSSAVGHTRYSTAGEDSVLDAQPIFARYDLGQIAVVHNGNLTNAKQVRRELIKEGAIFQTFMDTENLIHLIARSHKEHLYDRIIEALQQIEGAYSLILLSRKKMFAVRDPYGFRPLSMAKLGDGWVVASETCAFDLIGAEYVRDIRPGELVVFEEGKEPRSIQVFEPTPHKCIFEYIYFARPDSNIFGKNVYKLRKAMGRELAKEYPVEADMVVPVPDSGVASAIGYSEESGIPFELGIIRNHYVGRTFIEPTQAIRDLKVKMKLNPIKNVIKGKRLVVIDDSIVRGTTSKKIVNILKDFGAKEVHMRISAPPTTGPCYYGVDTPTKEELISSRYSVEETRKYIGADTLAYLSIDGLLRSVGNDLSYCMACFDGNYPVPLKE; this comes from the coding sequence ATGTGTTCAGTAATAGGGCTCTTTAATGTTCCAGAAGCTGCGAAATATGCCTATTTTGGTCTCTTTTCTCTCCAGCATAGAGGACAAGAAGCTGCTGGTATTGCAAGTAGTGATGGAGAAAAGATCTATATCACCAAAGGTAGAGGACTTGTAACACAAGTTTTTGATGAGACAAAACTCACAAAACTCATTGGTTCAAGTGCTGTAGGACATACAAGATACTCAACTGCTGGTGAAGACTCAGTCCTTGATGCCCAACCGATATTTGCTCGCTATGATTTGGGGCAGATTGCTGTAGTGCACAATGGTAATCTCACAAATGCGAAGCAAGTACGAAGAGAGCTTATCAAAGAGGGTGCGATTTTTCAAACATTTATGGATACAGAAAATCTTATACACCTCATCGCAAGAAGTCATAAAGAGCATCTTTATGATCGTATTATAGAAGCGCTACAGCAAATTGAAGGGGCATATTCACTGATACTTTTGAGCCGTAAAAAGATGTTTGCTGTACGTGATCCTTACGGTTTTCGCCCTCTTTCTATGGCAAAGTTAGGAGATGGTTGGGTTGTGGCGAGTGAGACGTGTGCTTTTGATCTCATAGGAGCAGAGTACGTAAGAGATATACGTCCTGGGGAGCTTGTGGTTTTTGAAGAGGGCAAAGAGCCAAGAAGCATTCAAGTCTTTGAGCCAACTCCTCATAAATGTATTTTTGAGTATATCTACTTTGCTAGACCAGATAGCAATATTTTTGGTAAAAATGTGTATAAACTGCGCAAAGCAATGGGAAGAGAGCTTGCAAAAGAGTATCCAGTAGAAGCTGATATGGTGGTACCGGTACCAGATAGTGGTGTAGCATCAGCAATTGGATATTCTGAAGAGAGTGGCATCCCTTTTGAGCTTGGAATCATTCGTAATCACTATGTAGGACGTACATTCATCGAGCCTACCCAAGCTATTCGGGATCTCAAAGTCAAAATGAAACTTAATCCTATAAAAAATGTAATAAAAGGCAAACGTCTCGTTGTTATTGATGATAGCATTGTACGGGGGACTACTAGTAAGAAGATAGTAAATATTTTAAAAGATTTTGGTGCAAAAGAGGTGCATATGCGTATTTCTGCTCCTCCTACAACTGGACCATGCTATTATGGGGTCGATACACCTACAAAAGAGGAGTTAATAAGTTCACGCTACTCAGTTGAGGAGACAAGAAAATATATAGGAGCAGATACTTTAGCCTATCTTTCAATTGATGGGCTACTTCGCAGTGTAGGAAACGATTTAAGCTACTGTATGGCATGTTTTGATGGCAACTATCCAGTGCCATTAAAAGAGTAG
- the trxA gene encoding thioredoxin, with product MGKYVELNASNFDETIKNGVVMVDFWAPWCGPCRMIAPIVDELAEEYEGKATIAKVNTDEEQDIAIKYGIRSIPTILFFKDGELVDQMVGAASKDVFKQKLDALLG from the coding sequence ATGGGAAAATATGTTGAACTCAATGCATCAAATTTTGATGAAACTATCAAAAATGGCGTTGTAATGGTAGATTTTTGGGCACCTTGGTGTGGGCCTTGTAGAATGATTGCACCAATTGTTGATGAGTTAGCAGAAGAGTATGAAGGAAAAGCAACGATTGCAAAAGTAAATACTGATGAAGAGCAAGATATTGCTATTAAGTATGGTATTCGCTCTATTCCAACTATTCTCTTTTTCAAAGATGGAGAGCTTGTTGATCAAATGGTAGGAGCTGCAAGCAAGGATGTTTTTAAACAAAAACTCGACGCGCTTCTTGGATAA
- the dapB gene encoding 4-hydroxy-tetrahydrodipicolinate reductase: protein MLNIGIYGGSGRVGSLLIKNLQNDEVAKVSCVHVIEGIEIEVPGAVVTNDIDTLIQNSDVIIDFTLPEGTQALLEKLLITPKPLVSGTTGLNDHQINLLREVAQKAPVLYATNMSLGIAILKRLVALASEKLRDFDIEIVEMHHRYKKDAPSGTALTLAEFAAKARGLDLDEVRVSGRDGNIGERKKDEIGVFALRGGDIVGRHTVGFYNDGEYLELNHTATSRDTFAKGAIKAAKWVVSQEPGLYTIDDCLGL from the coding sequence ATGCTAAATATAGGTATTTATGGAGGAAGTGGAAGAGTAGGAAGCTTACTTATCAAAAATTTGCAAAATGATGAAGTTGCAAAAGTGAGCTGTGTACATGTTATAGAAGGTATTGAGATTGAAGTACCTGGCGCAGTTGTGACAAATGATATCGATACGCTAATACAAAATAGTGACGTTATTATCGATTTTACATTGCCTGAAGGTACGCAGGCACTTTTGGAAAAACTTCTTATTACTCCAAAGCCGCTTGTAAGCGGCACGACAGGTCTTAACGATCATCAGATCAATCTCTTACGCGAAGTTGCACAAAAAGCTCCAGTTCTCTATGCGACAAATATGAGTTTAGGAATAGCAATACTGAAGCGTCTCGTAGCCCTTGCAAGTGAGAAGCTAAGAGATTTTGATATAGAGATAGTGGAGATGCATCACCGCTATAAAAAAGATGCTCCAAGTGGTACTGCGCTAACTCTAGCTGAATTTGCTGCAAAAGCAAGAGGGCTTGATCTTGATGAAGTTCGTGTAAGTGGAAGAGATGGCAATATAGGAGAACGTAAAAAAGATGAGATAGGAGTTTTTGCTCTGCGTGGTGGCGATATAGTGGGACGCCATACAGTAGGCTTTTACAATGATGGAGAGTATTTAGAGCTTAACCATACTGCTACAAGTCGTGACACTTTTGCTAAGGGTGCAATTAAGGCTGCAAAATGGGTGGTTTCTCAGGAGCCAGGACTCTATACGATAGATGATTGTTTAGGATTGTAA
- the trxB gene encoding thioredoxin-disulfide reductase, which produces MLDLAIVGGGPAGLTAGLYATRGGLKDVVMYEKGLPGGQITQSSEVENYPGVCEVVTGMELMECWPKQAMRFGLQHQMQEVKRIERNCDGTFTIKLADGSEQKAKAVIVCTGSVPKRAGFEGEDQFFGKGVSTCATCDGFFYKDKEVAVLGGGDTALEEALYLANIVSKVYLIHRRDKFRAAPATVERVMKNPKIELLLNASVKRVYGDERGMEGIIIEQEGKERDLKVPGIFVFVGMNVNNDVLKQEDGSFLCSVNHWGEVIVDLRMRTDIPGLFAAGDIRADASKQVVCAAGDGATAALSAISYIENIGELRPC; this is translated from the coding sequence ATGCTTGACTTGGCGATTGTCGGTGGTGGGCCTGCAGGTCTTACAGCAGGGCTCTATGCAACAAGAGGTGGTTTAAAAGATGTTGTGATGTATGAAAAAGGTCTGCCAGGAGGCCAGATTACTCAATCAAGCGAAGTGGAAAACTATCCTGGTGTGTGTGAAGTAGTAACAGGAATGGAGCTCATGGAGTGTTGGCCTAAACAAGCTATGCGTTTTGGTTTGCAACACCAGATGCAAGAGGTCAAGCGAATTGAGCGCAATTGTGATGGGACATTTACTATTAAACTCGCTGATGGAAGTGAGCAAAAAGCAAAAGCTGTCATAGTCTGTACAGGAAGTGTGCCAAAGAGAGCCGGTTTTGAGGGTGAAGATCAGTTTTTTGGAAAAGGTGTGAGTACCTGTGCCACTTGTGATGGATTTTTTTATAAAGATAAAGAGGTTGCTGTACTTGGAGGTGGTGATACAGCTTTAGAAGAGGCGCTTTACTTAGCAAATATTGTTAGCAAGGTCTATCTCATTCATAGACGTGACAAGTTCCGTGCTGCGCCTGCAACAGTAGAGCGCGTGATGAAAAATCCAAAAATTGAACTTCTTCTCAATGCAAGCGTCAAAAGAGTGTATGGTGATGAGCGAGGAATGGAAGGGATTATTATAGAGCAAGAGGGCAAAGAGAGAGATCTTAAAGTTCCAGGCATCTTTGTATTTGTTGGAATGAATGTAAATAATGATGTGCTAAAACAAGAAGATGGTAGCTTCTTGTGTAGTGTCAATCACTGGGGTGAAGTTATTGTAGATCTTCGTATGCGTACAGATATACCTGGCCTTTTTGCTGCTGGAGATATACGTGCAGATGCTTCGAAGCAGGTTGTTTGTGCTGCAGGTGATGGAGCCACAGCAGCTTTGAGTGCTATTAGCTATATAGAAAATATAGGAGAGTTACGACCATGCTAA
- the hisIE gene encoding bifunctional phosphoribosyl-AMP cyclohydrolase/phosphoribosyl-ATP diphosphatase HisIE produces MQFQIDWQKHPLIPAIVQDSQTGEVLMLAYMNKEAFEKTLATGYAHYYSRSRQKLWKKGESSGNVQKVEAIRLDCDSDTLLLQVEQTGPACHTGRKSCFYKDLQTGKSISEPLQNPQEMYEDVVDTLYHVIQEKKEADPEKSWTAKLFSKGENSILKKVVEEAGEFCFAVKDKNRDEIIYECADLVYHALVALAYSNISPELVRKELKRRFGMSGIEEKRSRK; encoded by the coding sequence ATGCAGTTTCAGATAGATTGGCAAAAACATCCCCTCATCCCAGCAATTGTACAAGATAGTCAAACGGGTGAAGTTTTGATGCTTGCTTACATGAACAAAGAGGCTTTTGAAAAGACACTTGCAACAGGGTATGCTCACTACTACTCCAGAAGCCGTCAAAAGCTTTGGAAAAAGGGTGAAAGTAGCGGTAACGTTCAAAAAGTAGAAGCAATAAGGCTTGATTGTGACAGTGACACACTTCTTTTGCAAGTAGAGCAAACAGGACCAGCATGCCATACTGGGCGCAAAAGCTGCTTTTATAAAGACTTGCAAACAGGTAAGAGTATAAGTGAGCCTCTCCAAAATCCTCAAGAGATGTATGAGGATGTCGTTGATACACTCTACCATGTGATCCAAGAGAAAAAAGAGGCAGATCCTGAAAAATCGTGGACTGCAAAACTTTTTAGCAAGGGAGAAAATAGTATTCTCAAAAAAGTTGTAGAAGAGGCAGGGGAATTTTGCTTTGCTGTTAAAGATAAAAATCGTGATGAGATTATTTATGAGTGTGCGGATCTTGTCTATCATGCTCTCGTAGCCCTTGCATATAGCAATATATCTCCAGAACTTGTACGTAAAGAGCTCAAAAGACGTTTTGGTATGAGTGGAATAGAAGAAAAAAGGAGTAGAAAATGA
- a CDS encoding ribonuclease T2 family protein encodes MKKFLLSLLLSATLFAGEYILAINWYPSVCKTQNYRACKKMLPFWKTNFTLHGLWPKGKHYCNVSPRNKILDKKGYWQEIKVDISPVLAELLIEYMPGYVSGLHKHEWVKHGSCYSKKPDIYFLDAISLVSQLNQSPIKQFFLQNRGKRVATWKIRKEFDKAFFKGAGKRVKFICKKGYLTEMRINLKGKIAPKTPLAALLEKAKNTARGCKRGMIAR; translated from the coding sequence ATGAAAAAGTTTCTCCTCTCCCTCCTTTTAAGCGCTACACTCTTTGCAGGAGAGTATATTTTAGCAATCAACTGGTATCCAAGTGTGTGTAAAACGCAAAACTACCGCGCTTGCAAAAAGATGCTACCATTTTGGAAAACTAATTTTACACTCCATGGCCTCTGGCCAAAAGGCAAACACTACTGTAACGTCTCGCCTCGTAATAAAATCCTCGATAAAAAAGGCTACTGGCAAGAGATTAAAGTTGATATCTCGCCAGTTTTAGCAGAGCTTCTCATAGAGTATATGCCTGGTTATGTATCGGGGCTCCATAAGCATGAATGGGTCAAACATGGCAGCTGCTATAGCAAAAAACCAGATATCTATTTTCTTGATGCAATAAGTCTTGTTTCACAACTCAATCAAAGTCCAATAAAACAGTTTTTTTTACAAAATAGAGGTAAGAGAGTAGCTACTTGGAAGATTCGAAAAGAGTTTGACAAGGCATTTTTCAAAGGAGCAGGCAAACGAGTAAAATTTATCTGCAAAAAAGGCTATCTTACCGAAATGCGTATCAATCTCAAAGGTAAAATTGCTCCTAAAACTCCCCTTGCTGCACTTCTTGAAAAAGCAAAGAATACAGCACGAGGTTGCAAAAGAGGAATGATTGCTCGCTAA
- a CDS encoding SPFH domain-containing protein, producing the protein MPADLNDYFKNKMNDDGGNKAPQFLKDFSKKATILYVILAIAVLFIIAKPYTIIQSGEVGIKVTAGKFDPIPLAPGIHFFIPGIQKIIKVDTKVRIINYKSERDTSFGNINEGIIEKPAITVLDARGLPVSIDLTVQYRLNPANAPQTIATWGLSWEEKLINAVVREVVRNVIGRYKAEELPVKRNEIAALIEQEIRKKIDSFKNKPVFLESVQLREINLPPKIKDQIERVQIAKQEAERMKYEVEKAKQEAEKRAAQARGEAEAKKIRAQGEAERIMIEAKAKAQANIAIAKSVTPELLQLKQIEVQGKFNEALKTNKDAKIFLTPGGAVPNIWIDSKDRQKATAIGR; encoded by the coding sequence ATGCCAGCAGATTTGAATGACTATTTTAAAAACAAGATGAATGATGATGGGGGCAATAAAGCTCCGCAATTTTTGAAAGATTTTAGTAAAAAAGCAACTATTTTATATGTCATTTTAGCAATAGCAGTACTTTTCATCATTGCTAAGCCCTATACTATTATCCAATCTGGTGAAGTTGGTATTAAAGTAACAGCAGGAAAATTCGATCCTATTCCATTGGCACCCGGTATCCACTTTTTCATACCTGGTATCCAAAAAATTATCAAAGTAGATACAAAGGTACGTATCATTAACTATAAGAGCGAGCGTGATACCTCGTTTGGCAATATAAACGAAGGCATTATCGAAAAACCGGCTATTACTGTTCTTGATGCAAGAGGGCTTCCTGTTAGCATTGATTTGACAGTTCAATACAGACTCAATCCTGCAAATGCTCCACAAACTATTGCTACATGGGGTCTTAGCTGGGAAGAGAAACTCATCAATGCAGTTGTACGCGAAGTTGTACGTAATGTCATAGGTCGTTATAAAGCTGAAGAACTTCCAGTTAAACGAAACGAAATTGCTGCACTCATTGAGCAAGAGATCCGCAAAAAGATAGATAGCTTCAAAAATAAGCCTGTCTTTTTAGAATCAGTGCAGCTCAGAGAAATCAACCTTCCTCCAAAAATCAAAGATCAGATTGAGCGAGTCCAAATCGCAAAACAAGAGGCTGAGCGTATGAAGTATGAAGTAGAAAAAGCAAAACAGGAAGCCGAAAAACGTGCTGCTCAAGCTAGAGGTGAAGCAGAAGCGAAAAAGATTCGTGCGCAAGGTGAAGCAGAGCGTATCATGATTGAAGCAAAGGCAAAAGCACAGGCTAACATTGCTATTGCAAAAAGTGTGACACCTGAGCTTTTGCAACTCAAACAGATTGAAGTACAGGGCAAATTCAACGAAGCTCTTAAAACCAACAAAGATGCAAAAATCTTCTTAACACCTGGTGGTGCTGTACCAAATATCTGGATCGATAGCAAAGACAGACAAAAAGCAACTGCCATTGGGCGCTGA
- a CDS encoding molybdopterin oxidoreductase family protein: MVIESVCTYCGVGCDVAAEVEEGKIKRFFAKEEGVVSQGKLCIKGKYGWEYLYHPKRLRGVLVKKSFVAKNQDLFTNVALSSFDEEWYRLSYVDAYHITAKKLQNIIQKHSPDSFAAIGGARTSCESGYLLQKFTRELIGSPHVDNCARVCHSPSLKGMRATIGEGAATNPFDDIYHTENLLVIGSNTTEAHPIVANRIKDVIKRGVSLHVMDVREITLSRFATNHLSIPFETNLMVLNMIARTIIENEWENREFIQKRCKRFEEYKKALFTDPYSDREIFAHIRGYEDLPEKIEKVAYDLAHKRSLILWGLGVTEHIDGSYAVMAITHLAMLTGNIGKTGAGLMPLRGQNNVQGTCDMGMLPYYLPDYKKPEVEGLMTPDIIDGIEKGRIHAIFNMGEDIAHIHPNQNKIKRALKKLDFLVVNEIFSNEIVKYADIVFGVKSAYEKTGVYVNAERRLHLSHPIIDTDLPDDWEVLTQIAKYFDKDFTYNSSEEIWNEVRVVAKDRFSGASYEKLAAKRLRGLQWPVFEEDTPILHKEKFRTKDGYGYFRFQAYELRGMMKELLQKRDPHFYLTTGRIIAHYNNAAQTKACESLSKRHREDILLVSEKDREFFEGKERVVLESKYGRSHPLKIKFTKALKRGTLYTTFHHVASHINYLFGDESDSFVKTARFKSVKVKVI, from the coding sequence ATGGTAATCGAGAGTGTCTGTACATACTGTGGGGTGGGCTGTGATGTTGCAGCTGAAGTGGAAGAGGGCAAAATCAAACGTTTTTTTGCAAAAGAAGAGGGAGTTGTCAGTCAAGGAAAACTCTGTATCAAAGGAAAATATGGATGGGAGTATCTCTACCATCCTAAGAGACTGCGAGGAGTTCTTGTTAAAAAGAGTTTTGTAGCAAAAAACCAAGATCTTTTTACTAATGTAGCGCTCTCTTCTTTTGATGAGGAGTGGTATCGCCTCTCTTATGTTGATGCCTATCACATAACAGCCAAAAAACTACAAAATATTATTCAAAAGCACTCTCCAGATAGTTTTGCAGCCATTGGTGGAGCGAGAACGAGCTGTGAGAGTGGATATCTACTGCAAAAATTTACGCGTGAGCTTATTGGATCTCCGCATGTGGATAATTGTGCGAGGGTGTGCCACTCTCCAAGCCTCAAAGGTATGCGAGCAACTATTGGAGAGGGAGCAGCAACAAACCCTTTTGATGATATCTACCATACCGAAAATCTCCTTGTCATTGGCTCAAATACTACTGAAGCACATCCAATAGTAGCTAATCGCATTAAGGATGTCATAAAAAGGGGAGTGTCACTTCATGTTATGGATGTAAGAGAGATTACGCTGAGCCGTTTTGCTACGAATCATCTCTCTATCCCTTTTGAGACAAATCTTATGGTACTCAATATGATAGCGCGCACTATTATTGAAAATGAATGGGAAAATAGAGAGTTTATTCAAAAGCGCTGCAAAAGATTTGAAGAGTATAAAAAAGCTTTATTCACAGATCCTTATAGTGATAGAGAGATTTTTGCACATATTCGAGGATATGAGGATCTGCCTGAAAAAATAGAAAAAGTTGCTTACGACTTAGCACACAAAAGGAGTCTTATTCTTTGGGGGTTGGGAGTAACAGAGCATATTGATGGCAGTTATGCAGTAATGGCAATTACACACTTAGCTATGCTCACTGGCAATATAGGCAAAACTGGAGCAGGACTTATGCCTTTGCGAGGACAAAATAATGTGCAAGGAACCTGTGATATGGGGATGTTGCCTTATTATCTGCCAGACTATAAAAAGCCTGAGGTTGAAGGCTTAATGACCCCTGATATCATTGATGGGATTGAAAAGGGGAGGATTCATGCAATTTTTAATATGGGAGAGGATATTGCGCACATTCACCCTAATCAAAATAAAATCAAAAGGGCACTAAAAAAACTGGACTTTCTTGTTGTTAACGAGATCTTTTCTAATGAAATTGTTAAATATGCTGATATAGTCTTTGGCGTAAAAAGTGCCTATGAAAAGACAGGAGTCTATGTGAATGCTGAGCGCAGACTCCATCTCTCACACCCTATTATAGATACAGATCTCCCTGACGATTGGGAAGTATTAACACAAATTGCAAAGTATTTTGATAAAGATTTTACTTATAACTCCAGCGAAGAGATATGGAACGAAGTAAGAGTTGTAGCTAAAGATCGTTTTAGTGGGGCAAGTTATGAAAAGCTTGCTGCTAAGAGACTCCGAGGACTCCAGTGGCCAGTCTTTGAAGAGGATACACCAATTTTACATAAAGAAAAATTCCGCACAAAAGATGGTTATGGCTATTTTCGCTTCCAAGCTTATGAGTTGCGAGGTATGATGAAAGAGCTTTTACAAAAAAGAGATCCCCATTTTTATCTTACAACTGGGCGCATTATCGCGCACTACAATAATGCTGCACAGACAAAAGCGTGTGAATCATTATCCAAACGCCACAGGGAAGATATTCTATTAGTGAGTGAGAAGGATCGAGAGTTTTTTGAAGGAAAAGAAAGGGTAGTGCTTGAGAGCAAGTATGGACGCAGCCATCCCCTTAAAATCAAATTTACTAAAGCTTTAAAGAGAGGAACGCTCTATACCACTTTTCACCATGTAGCAAGTCATATCAACTACCTTTTTGGTGATGAATCTGATAGCTTTGTAAAAACTGCCCGCTTTAAGAGTGTAAAAGTTAAAGTGATTTAA
- a CDS encoding YraN family protein, with protein sequence MGLESYKRGREGEERAAAFLIEKGFTILERNFHSRFGEIDIIAMKDEILHFIEVKYSPKNDAEYFITPQKITKFVKTIDYYLLRKRWQGMYQMDAIIIKGEKISYLENISIWG encoded by the coding sequence ATGGGGTTAGAGAGCTATAAGAGGGGAAGGGAAGGTGAAGAAAGGGCAGCTGCGTTTTTAATTGAAAAGGGTTTTACAATTTTAGAGCGCAATTTTCACTCGCGATTTGGAGAGATTGATATTATCGCTATGAAAGATGAAATTTTACATTTTATCGAGGTGAAATATTCACCCAAAAATGATGCAGAGTATTTTATTACACCTCAAAAGATTACTAAATTTGTGAAAACTATTGATTACTATCTTTTACGAAAGAGGTGGCAGGGGATGTATCAGATGGATGCAATCATAATAAAAGGAGAAAAAATCTCCTATTTAGAAAATATTTCAATTTGGGGTTAA
- a CDS encoding TIGR01212 family radical SAM protein (This family includes YhcC from E. coli K-12, an uncharacterized radical SAM protein.) — MREIITFGKYYKKRIKKRVKKIPLGLSGFTCPNIDGRVAKGGCTFCENESFAPNLGKSKKFFLNPDTKENPLLQKQIQEIEFQYSATAGYYRQKGYEKFLAYFQAFTNTYAPLDTLQKLYEHALSQEDCIGLSIGTRSDSVNEEVLDYLAKLSSAYEIWIEYGIQSVFDETLEKINRGHDSKSVEQWIKRSKDKGLKVCGHVIFGLPDETQEMMLETVQKAVDWGIDSIKIHPLYVVKNTALAIDYMKGRFTPITQELYIDTLLKAFDILPKDMVVQRVTAGIGDSSLLGPSWCADKNAQLRSIRQALIKKGLRY; from the coding sequence TTGAGAGAGATAATTACATTTGGAAAATACTATAAAAAACGTATCAAAAAGAGAGTAAAAAAAATCCCCCTAGGACTTTCTGGGTTTACCTGTCCAAATATTGATGGACGGGTTGCCAAAGGGGGATGTACTTTTTGTGAAAATGAATCCTTTGCTCCAAATCTTGGGAAAAGTAAGAAATTCTTTTTAAATCCCGATACAAAAGAAAATCCCCTCTTACAAAAGCAGATCCAAGAGATAGAGTTCCAATATAGTGCAACGGCAGGCTACTACCGCCAAAAAGGGTATGAGAAATTCTTAGCCTATTTTCAAGCTTTTACCAATACCTATGCTCCATTGGACACCCTGCAAAAACTTTATGAGCATGCATTATCACAAGAAGATTGCATTGGACTCAGTATCGGTACACGTAGTGACAGTGTGAATGAAGAGGTGTTGGATTATCTTGCCAAGCTTTCATCTGCATATGAGATATGGATCGAGTATGGAATACAGAGTGTCTTTGATGAGACTTTAGAGAAGATAAATAGAGGGCATGATAGCAAAAGTGTAGAGCAGTGGATAAAGCGCTCTAAAGATAAGGGCTTGAAAGTGTGTGGCCATGTGATTTTTGGTTTGCCAGATGAGACACAAGAAATGATGTTAGAGACAGTACAAAAGGCAGTCGATTGGGGTATTGACTCTATTAAAATTCATCCACTCTATGTTGTCAAAAATACGGCATTAGCGATTGATTATATGAAAGGCAGATTTACACCAATTACTCAGGAGCTCTATATTGATACTTTGCTCAAAGCTTTCGATATTTTGCCAAAAGATATGGTTGTACAGCGAGTTACTGCTGGCATAGGAGATAGCTCGTTGCTTGGTCCCTCTTGGTGTGCTGATAAGAATGCACAGTTGCGATCGATTCGCCAAGCTTTAATAAAGAAGGGCCTTCGTTACTAA
- a CDS encoding branched-chain amino acid transaminase — MEKAKYIWMNGEFVPWDDAKVHVLTHTLHYGNGVFEGTRAYKTAKGLAIFRLRDHTKRLLNSAKITAIKVPYTLEELENAQIELLRQNSFDGNVYIRPLIYLGYGVMGLYHVNAPVEVAIAAWKWGAYLGDEGLEKGIRVKVSSFARNSVKSTMGKAKAVANYLNSQMAKYEAIIAGYEEALLLDEEGFVAEGSGECLFIVRDGVLISPPNDNSLESITQDTILKIAHEKGIPVERRRVTRDEVYIADEAFFTGTAAEVTPIREVDGRIIGSGSRGEMTKELQTAYFDIVYGRNPAYEHMLTYI; from the coding sequence ATGGAAAAAGCGAAATATATATGGATGAATGGAGAGTTTGTTCCTTGGGACGATGCAAAAGTGCATGTTCTAACCCATACACTCCATTATGGAAATGGCGTTTTTGAAGGCACAAGAGCCTATAAAACAGCAAAAGGACTCGCTATCTTTCGTCTGCGCGATCACACAAAGAGGCTACTCAATTCAGCTAAAATTACAGCAATTAAAGTACCCTATACTCTTGAAGAGTTAGAGAATGCGCAAATAGAGCTTCTTCGTCAAAACAGTTTTGATGGCAATGTCTATATTCGCCCTCTTATATATCTTGGTTATGGTGTTATGGGACTCTACCATGTTAACGCACCAGTTGAAGTTGCTATTGCAGCATGGAAATGGGGAGCATATCTTGGCGATGAAGGATTAGAAAAAGGTATTCGTGTCAAAGTAAGCTCTTTTGCAAGAAATAGCGTTAAATCCACTATGGGTAAAGCAAAAGCGGTTGCTAACTACCTTAACTCCCAGATGGCAAAATATGAAGCAATAATAGCAGGATATGAAGAAGCACTCTTACTTGATGAGGAGGGTTTTGTTGCTGAAGGTAGTGGTGAATGCCTTTTTATTGTACGTGATGGCGTTCTTATAAGTCCTCCAAATGATAACTCTCTTGAATCGATTACACAAGATACTATCTTGAAAATCGCTCATGAAAAAGGGATTCCAGTAGAGCGCAGAAGAGTAACAAGAGATGAAGTCTATATTGCAGATGAAGCATTCTTTACAGGAACAGCTGCAGAGGTTACGCCTATTCGTGAAGTAGATGGGCGTATTATTGGAAGTGGCAGCAGAGGCGAAATGACAAAAGAGCTGCAAACAGCCTATTTTGATATCGTCTATGGACGTAATCCAGCATACGAACATATGCTCACATATATTTAA